A window of the Pleurocapsa minor HA4230-MV1 genome harbors these coding sequences:
- a CDS encoding response regulator encodes MSDVLNAVNKTSSLLIVEDSDEDFETLQRFLRSSQLGIPIYRCHNGDRALEFLLRTGQYANPELAPRPNLILLDLNLPGTDGRQVLYQIKQNDNLKSIPVVVFTTSSNPKDVDICYQYGVNSYIVKPIDFAKLKRSIQTIVDYWFEVNILPNYEQKLL; translated from the coding sequence ATGAGCGATGTTTTAAATGCTGTCAACAAAACGTCATCTTTGTTGATCGTCGAAGACAGCGACGAAGATTTTGAAACACTGCAACGGTTTCTACGCAGTTCTCAATTGGGTATTCCTATTTATCGTTGTCATAATGGCGATCGGGCATTGGAATTTCTCTTACGGACTGGTCAATATGCCAATCCTGAGCTTGCCCCACGTCCCAACCTGATTCTACTCGATCTAAACCTACCAGGAACGGACGGACGGCAAGTATTGTATCAAATCAAACAAAATGATAATCTAAAATCAATTCCAGTCGTCGTTTTTACCACCTCCAGCAATCCTAAAGATGTTGACATTTGCTATCAGTACGGAGTCAATAGCTACATTGTCAAACCAATAGATTTTGCTAAGTTAAAGCGAAGTATCCAGACAATTGTGGATTATTGGTTTGAAGTAAACATTCTGCCAAATTACGAACAGAAGCTATTATGA